From the genome of Vibrio porteresiae DSM 19223, one region includes:
- the arcB gene encoding aerobic respiration two-component sensor histidine kinase ArcB: protein MKNLAQYYVDLLVKLGILRFSILLALALVALAVVVQVGITLALKGHVDDIDIVRSVFFGLLITPWAVYFLSVVVDQLEESRQRLSKLVSKLKDMRSRDQELNQKLQQNIVKLNQEIEERIKAEEAREIAMVDLENEVHQREQTQLELAERTALLRSFIDASPDLIYYRNANGEFSGCNRAMEELTGRSERELVGLTPWDVYRKEIAKSIVETDQDVFKNNRSITYEQWLEYPDGSKSFFELRKVPFYSKDGDHLGLVGFGRDITERKRHEESLEKASRDKTTFISTISHELRTPLNGIVGLSRMLLDSPLTQEQHKYMQTINVSAVTLGNIFNDIIDMDKFDRRKLELFPAPLDFDEFVVELESLSTLMAEQKGLRFDLDRITDLPHMIEVDATRLRQVLWNIISNAVKFTKEGGIVMTVSAEIEDGFADIVMDVEDTGIGIPESELDKIFAMYYQVKSGKDNLHAVGTGIGLSVSRQLINLMDGDITVSSEEGFGSTFTVSIRVPLAQEQEDKSIQYESQRPLNIFMVEDIPLNITVARSLLESLGHHVTVAMTGEEAKASFDPQMYDLVFLDIQLPDMTGFDIAKDFRARYKQLPPLVALTANVLKNKDEYRQKGMDDAISKPLSVAAVQEVIAKMTGIEHQEESHPQESVQSEIRNEVYSRLLDLDMLESYVNIVGAQPVIESVQLFEEMMPSYLAVLDSNMVAKDQQGIASEAHKIKGAAGSIGLKHIQSVAQKAQTPDAPAWWENITDWVDEIKNEYQSDIQVLKQWLAQRK from the coding sequence ATGAAAAATTTGGCCCAGTACTACGTCGACTTATTAGTCAAACTGGGCATTTTGCGCTTTTCTATTCTATTAGCGCTGGCGCTTGTGGCGCTGGCTGTTGTCGTTCAAGTGGGGATTACCTTAGCTTTAAAAGGTCATGTGGATGATATTGATATTGTCCGTTCAGTCTTTTTTGGTTTGCTTATTACTCCATGGGCTGTCTATTTTCTTTCTGTCGTGGTCGATCAACTTGAAGAGTCACGGCAGCGCCTTTCAAAACTCGTGTCGAAGTTGAAAGACATGCGTTCTCGCGATCAGGAGCTAAATCAGAAGCTGCAGCAGAACATTGTCAAACTCAATCAAGAGATTGAAGAGCGTATTAAAGCCGAAGAAGCTCGCGAGATAGCGATGGTGGATCTGGAAAACGAAGTCCATCAGCGTGAACAAACACAGCTTGAGTTAGCTGAACGAACCGCACTACTGCGTTCCTTTATCGATGCTTCTCCCGACCTTATCTATTACCGTAATGCTAATGGCGAGTTTTCCGGATGTAACCGTGCCATGGAAGAGTTGACAGGACGGAGCGAACGCGAACTGGTGGGCTTAACCCCATGGGATGTGTATCGCAAAGAGATCGCTAAATCGATTGTGGAAACCGACCAAGATGTGTTTAAAAACAATCGCTCAATCACGTATGAACAATGGCTTGAATATCCAGATGGTAGCAAAAGCTTTTTCGAACTGCGTAAGGTGCCATTTTATAGCAAAGATGGGGATCACTTAGGTTTGGTTGGTTTTGGCCGTGATATTACCGAGCGTAAGCGTCATGAAGAGTCATTGGAAAAAGCCTCTCGAGATAAAACCACGTTTATTTCAACGATCAGTCATGAATTGCGTACTCCTCTAAACGGGATCGTTGGGTTAAGTCGTATGCTGCTTGATTCGCCATTGACCCAAGAGCAACACAAATACATGCAGACAATTAACGTCAGCGCGGTCACGTTGGGCAATATCTTCAACGATATTATCGATATGGATAAATTCGATCGCCGTAAGTTGGAGCTTTTCCCTGCACCACTCGATTTTGATGAATTTGTGGTTGAGTTAGAGAGCCTTTCTACCTTGATGGCAGAGCAGAAAGGATTGCGTTTCGATCTGGATCGCATTACCGACTTGCCGCACATGATTGAAGTTGATGCGACACGATTACGCCAAGTTCTGTGGAATATCATCAGTAATGCGGTGAAATTCACTAAAGAAGGCGGCATTGTTATGACCGTCAGTGCGGAAATAGAAGATGGCTTTGCCGATATCGTGATGGATGTTGAAGATACCGGGATCGGTATTCCAGAAAGTGAGTTAGATAAAATATTCGCCATGTATTACCAAGTGAAATCAGGTAAAGATAATCTGCACGCGGTTGGTACGGGTATTGGGTTATCTGTGTCTCGTCAATTGATTAACTTGATGGATGGGGACATTACTGTGAGCAGTGAAGAAGGATTCGGCAGTACCTTTACGGTCTCAATTCGTGTTCCGTTAGCTCAAGAGCAGGAAGATAAATCGATTCAGTATGAGTCACAACGTCCTCTAAATATCTTTATGGTTGAGGATATTCCTCTCAATATCACCGTAGCTCGCTCTTTGTTGGAATCACTCGGGCACCATGTCACGGTGGCGATGACCGGGGAAGAGGCGAAAGCCAGCTTTGACCCACAAATGTACGATTTGGTCTTCTTAGATATTCAGTTGCCGGATATGACGGGTTTTGATATCGCCAAAGATTTCCGAGCTCGTTATAAACAGCTACCACCTCTGGTAGCATTGACAGCTAATGTACTGAAAAACAAAGATGAATATCGCCAAAAAGGGATGGATGATGCGATAAGTAAACCGCTGTCTGTTGCGGCTGTGCAAGAGGTGATCGCAAAAATGACGGGAATAGAACATCAGGAAGAGTCTCATCCACAAGAATCTGTGCAGAGTGAGATCAGAAACGAAGTTTATTCAAGGCTTCTTGATCTGGATATGTTAGAGTCTTACGTCAATATTGTCGGCGCTCAACCTGTCATTGAAAGTGTGCAACTCTTTGAAGAGATGATGCCTTCATACCTAGCAGTGTTGGACTCAAATATGGTGGCTAAAGATCAGCAGGGTATTGCCTCTGAAGCTCATAAAATCAAAGGCGCTGCTGGTTCTATTGGTTTGAAACATATTCAAAGTGTTGCGCAAAAAGCGCAAACGCCAGACGCCCCAGCTTGGTGGGAGAACATCACCGACTGGGTCGATGAAATAAAAAATGAATATCAGTCTGATATTCAAGTGCTAAAACAGTGGTTAGCTCAAAGGAAATAG
- the arcA gene encoding two-component system response regulator ArcA, with protein sequence MQTPQILIVEDEQVTRNTLKSIFEAEGYAVFEASNGEEMHHVLSEHPINLVIMDINLPGKNGLLLARELREQANVALMFLTGRDNEVDKILGLEIGADDYITKPFNPRELTIRARNLLSRSMNASASQEEKRSVEKYEFNGWVLDINSRSLVNPSGDGYKLPRSEFRALLHFCENPGKIQTRADLLKKMTGRELKPHDRTVDVTIRRIRKHFESVSGTPEIIATIHGEGYRFCGDLED encoded by the coding sequence ATGCAAACCCCGCAGATTCTTATTGTTGAAGACGAGCAAGTTACTCGTAACACTCTAAAGAGTATTTTTGAAGCAGAGGGATACGCTGTTTTTGAAGCAAGTAATGGTGAAGAGATGCACCATGTGCTTTCTGAGCACCCAATTAACTTAGTGATTATGGATATCAACTTGCCGGGTAAAAATGGTCTGCTGCTCGCTCGCGAACTTCGCGAACAGGCAAATGTGGCCCTAATGTTCCTGACTGGTCGCGATAATGAAGTCGATAAAATTCTGGGATTGGAAATTGGTGCTGATGATTACATCACCAAACCATTCAACCCTCGTGAATTGACGATTCGCGCACGTAACTTGCTAAGCCGTTCTATGAATGCAAGCGCTTCTCAAGAAGAGAAACGTTCTGTAGAAAAATATGAGTTTAACGGTTGGGTTCTTGATATCAACAGTCGTTCTCTGGTAAATCCAAGTGGTGATGGTTATAAATTACCTCGTTCTGAATTTCGCGCATTGCTTCACTTCTGTGAAAACCCAGGTAAAATTCAGACTCGTGCAGATTTACTGAAAAAAATGACTGGCCGTGAACTAAAACCTCATGACCGCACTGTAGACGTGACTATCCGTCGTATTCGTAAACACTTTGAATCTGTTTCTGGCACACCAGAAATCATTGCTACGATTCACGGTGAAGGCTACCGCTTCTGTGGTGACCTAGAAGACTAA
- a CDS encoding DUF3293 domain-containing protein — translation MKIDAQLWQYYSEVKFDFEEPFLKDCYAVITAWNPQSRRLSHNENRLNNQRLQLKLIDYDWVSVTVGDAKFEWFEESFAVAMELGMALDLARTFEQNAIYYVRSNILYLYSCVDLQHISLGNIEKMIIKK, via the coding sequence ATGAAAATAGATGCACAACTTTGGCAATATTATTCAGAGGTTAAGTTTGACTTCGAAGAGCCTTTTCTCAAAGATTGCTATGCTGTGATCACAGCTTGGAACCCTCAAAGCCGAAGGTTGTCACATAATGAGAATCGCCTAAATAATCAGCGTTTACAGCTCAAACTAATTGATTATGATTGGGTAAGTGTCACCGTTGGTGATGCCAAATTTGAATGGTTTGAAGAAAGTTTTGCCGTTGCTATGGAGTTAGGGATGGCGTTGGATCTCGCTCGCACTTTTGAGCAAAATGCCATCTATTACGTAAGAAGTAACATACTGTATCTGTATTCTTGTGTGGATTTACAGCACATCTCCCTAGGCAACATTGAAAAAATGATTATAAAAAAATAG
- a CDS encoding putative 4-hydroxy-4-methyl-2-oxoglutarate aldolase, producing the protein MRDITPDISDKYGSKVTLLDLPLQNFGQRFSFWGEVVTVRCYHDNSKVKDILQTNGKGKVLVVDGHGSCQRALMGDQIAISAIENGWEGVIIYGAVRDVVAMSEMDLGVKALGTCPIKTEKRGAGEVNVKLSMLNQIVLPGDYIYADWNGMLLSPVELDLTF; encoded by the coding sequence ATGAGAGACATAACACCGGATATTAGCGATAAATACGGTTCCAAGGTCACATTACTTGATCTGCCGTTACAGAATTTCGGCCAACGATTTTCTTTTTGGGGCGAAGTCGTAACGGTTCGTTGCTATCACGACAACTCGAAAGTGAAAGATATTTTACAAACCAATGGTAAAGGGAAAGTCTTAGTTGTGGATGGACATGGCTCTTGCCAACGCGCATTGATGGGCGATCAAATTGCCATTTCTGCCATTGAGAATGGGTGGGAAGGGGTCATTATATATGGCGCAGTTCGCGATGTGGTTGCAATGTCGGAAATGGATCTCGGAGTCAAAGCTTTGGGCACTTGCCCAATCAAAACTGAGAAGCGTGGCGCAGGGGAAGTTAATGTGAAACTTTCAATGCTTAATCAAATCGTGTTACCTGGCGATTATATTTATGCTGATTGGAATGGCATGCTGCTTTCTCCAGTTGAGTTGGATCTCACCTTTTAA